A window from Canis lupus baileyi chromosome 4, mCanLup2.hap1, whole genome shotgun sequence encodes these proteins:
- the LOC140631709 gene encoding zinc finger protein 248-like isoform X1 produces the protein MGFLEEEHRDIMSFGHIISREQVSFKDVCVDFTQEEWYLLDPAQKILYRDVILENYSHFVSVGYCITKPEVVFKIEQGEEPWILEAGFPSHCHQEDWKVADLIESSQNNEDEHFWQLAFTANKTVNIDSGDRVRKAFNLGTDSVPSRNFPYKICDSCEMSLKNISGLIISRKNYSGKKPDEFNVYEKLLLDIRHEKTSPGGKSYKYNQKRNVLNHSHNLNQPIFDQPSEYNENGQAFHEEAAFFTNKKIQIGETLCKYNACGRTLIHSLELSLSQTTHLEMEPYECNICGKSFYTDLRLGHQRTLTGETPYEYNEYGQTLCDNSTFIIHQETYARKIPHEYKVDHKTWEKSALFKHQIVHMGKKPYEHNENGNNFNKKSHLTQLRRAHSGEKTFECGECGKTFWEKSNLTQHQRTHTGEKPYECTECGKSFCQKPHLTNHQRTHTGEKPYECKQCGKTFCVKSNLTEHQRTHTGEKPYECNTCRKSFCHRSALTVHQRTHTGEKPFMCNECGKSFCVKSNLIVHQRTHTGEKPYKCNECGKTFCEKSALTKHQRTHTGEKPYECDGCGKTFSQRSVLTKHQRIHTRVKALSTS, from the exons ATGGGTTTCTTGGAGGAAGAACACAGAGATATAATGTCATTTGGTCACATCATATCAAGG GAACAAGTGTCATTCAAAGATGTATGTGTGGACTTCACTCAGGAAGAGTGGTATCTACTGGATCCTGCTCAGAAGATACTATACAGAGATGTGATTCTAGAAAATTATAGCCACTTTGTCTCAGTAG GATATTGCATTACTAAGCCAGAAGTGGTCTTCAAGATTGAGCAAGGAGAAGAGCCCTGGATATTAGAGGCAGGATTCCCAAGCCACTGCCACCAAG aaGACTGGAAAGTTGCTGACCTGATAGAGAGCAGCCAGAACAATGAAGACGAACATTTTTGGCAACTTGCTTTCACCGCCAACAAAACAGTAAATATAGATAGTGGTGATAGAGTCAGGAAAGCTTTCAATCTGGGCACAGATTCTGTTCCTTCAAGAAATTTTCCATATAAGATATGTGACTCGTGTGAAatgagtttgaaaaatatttcaggcTTAATTATCAGTAGGAAGAACTATTCTGGAAAGAAGCCTGATGAGTTTAATGTCTATGAGAAATTGCTCCTGGATATTAGGCATGAGAAAACTTCTCCTGGGGGGAAATCTTATAAATACAATCAGAAAAGGAATGTGCTCAATCATAGCCACAATCTCAATCAGCCAATTTTTGACCAGCCTTctgaatataatgaaaatggaCAAGCCTTCCATGAGGAAGCGGCCTTttttacaaacaagaaaataCAGATTGGAGAGACGCTCTGTAAATATAATGCATGTGGAAGAACCCTCATCCACAGTTTAGAACTCAGTTTATCTCAGACTACTCATTTAGAGATGGAGCCATATGAATGCAATATTTGTGGGAAGTCCTTTTATACAGATTTAAGATTGGGACATCAGAGAACTCTTACAGGGGAGACTCCTTATGAATACAATGAATATGGGCAAACCTTATGTGATAACTCAACTTTCATTATCCATCAAGAAACCTATGCAAGAAAGATTCCCCATGAATATAAAGTAGATCATAAAACATGGGAAAAATCAGCCCTCTTTAAACATCAGATAGTACACATGGGCAAAAAACCTTACGAGcacaatgaaaatggaaataacttcAACAAAAAGTCACATCTCACCCAACTTCGAAGAGCTCACTCAGGTGAAAAAACTTTTGAATGTGGTGAATGTGGGAAAACATTCTGGGAGAAGTCAAACCTCACCCAGCATCAAAgaacacacacaggagagaaaccctatgaatgtactgaatgtgggaaatcctttTGTCAGAAACCACACCTTACCAACCATCAGCGAACACATACAGGAgaaaaaccctatgaatgtaagcaGTGTGGAAAAACATTCTGTGTAAAGTCAAATCTTACAGAACATCAGAGAACGCATACAGGGGAGAAACCGTATGAATGTAATACATGTAGGAAATCCTTCTGCCACAGGTCAGCCCTAACTGTCCATCAGAgaacacacacaggagagaaaccctttatgtgtaatgaatgtgggaagtcCTTCTGTGTGAAGTCAAACCTCATCGTACATCAAAGAACTCACACAGGGGAGAAACCCTATAAGTGTAACGAGTGTGGGAAAACCTTTTGTGAAAAATCTGCTCTCACTAAACATCAGAGAACTCACACAGGGGAGAAACCCTATGAGTGTGATGGATGTGGGAAAACATTCAGTCAGAGGTCAGTACTCACaaaacatcagagaattcacacaaGGGTGAAGGCTCTTTCCACATCCTGA
- the LOC140631709 gene encoding zinc finger protein 248-like isoform X3 codes for MSLKNISGLIISRKNYSGKKPDEFNVYEKLLLDIRHEKTSPGGKSYKYNQKRNVLNHSHNLNQPIFDQPSEYNENGQAFHEEAAFFTNKKIQIGETLCKYNACGRTLIHSLELSLSQTTHLEMEPYECNICGKSFYTDLRLGHQRTLTGETPYEYNEYGQTLCDNSTFIIHQETYARKIPHEYKVDHKTWEKSALFKHQIVHMGKKPYEHNENGNNFNKKSHLTQLRRAHSGEKTFECGECGKTFWEKSNLTQHQRTHTGEKPYECTECGKSFCQKPHLTNHQRTHTGEKPYECKQCGKTFCVKSNLTEHQRTHTGEKPYECNTCRKSFCHRSALTVHQRTHTGEKPFMCNECGKSFCVKSNLIVHQRTHTGEKPYKCNECGKTFCEKSALTKHQRTHTGEKPYECDGCGKTFSQRSVLTKHQRIHTRVKALSTS; via the coding sequence atgagtttgaaaaatatttcaggcTTAATTATCAGTAGGAAGAACTATTCTGGAAAGAAGCCTGATGAGTTTAATGTCTATGAGAAATTGCTCCTGGATATTAGGCATGAGAAAACTTCTCCTGGGGGGAAATCTTATAAATACAATCAGAAAAGGAATGTGCTCAATCATAGCCACAATCTCAATCAGCCAATTTTTGACCAGCCTTctgaatataatgaaaatggaCAAGCCTTCCATGAGGAAGCGGCCTTttttacaaacaagaaaataCAGATTGGAGAGACGCTCTGTAAATATAATGCATGTGGAAGAACCCTCATCCACAGTTTAGAACTCAGTTTATCTCAGACTACTCATTTAGAGATGGAGCCATATGAATGCAATATTTGTGGGAAGTCCTTTTATACAGATTTAAGATTGGGACATCAGAGAACTCTTACAGGGGAGACTCCTTATGAATACAATGAATATGGGCAAACCTTATGTGATAACTCAACTTTCATTATCCATCAAGAAACCTATGCAAGAAAGATTCCCCATGAATATAAAGTAGATCATAAAACATGGGAAAAATCAGCCCTCTTTAAACATCAGATAGTACACATGGGCAAAAAACCTTACGAGcacaatgaaaatggaaataacttcAACAAAAAGTCACATCTCACCCAACTTCGAAGAGCTCACTCAGGTGAAAAAACTTTTGAATGTGGTGAATGTGGGAAAACATTCTGGGAGAAGTCAAACCTCACCCAGCATCAAAgaacacacacaggagagaaaccctatgaatgtactgaatgtgggaaatcctttTGTCAGAAACCACACCTTACCAACCATCAGCGAACACATACAGGAgaaaaaccctatgaatgtaagcaGTGTGGAAAAACATTCTGTGTAAAGTCAAATCTTACAGAACATCAGAGAACGCATACAGGGGAGAAACCGTATGAATGTAATACATGTAGGAAATCCTTCTGCCACAGGTCAGCCCTAACTGTCCATCAGAgaacacacacaggagagaaaccctttatgtgtaatgaatgtgggaagtcCTTCTGTGTGAAGTCAAACCTCATCGTACATCAAAGAACTCACACAGGGGAGAAACCCTATAAGTGTAACGAGTGTGGGAAAACCTTTTGTGAAAAATCTGCTCTCACTAAACATCAGAGAACTCACACAGGGGAGAAACCCTATGAGTGTGATGGATGTGGGAAAACATTCAGTCAGAGGTCAGTACTCACaaaacatcagagaattcacacaaGGGTGAAGGCTCTTTCCACATCCTGA
- the LOC140631709 gene encoding zinc finger protein 248-like isoform X2 — MNRSQEQVSFKDVCVDFTQEEWYLLDPAQKILYRDVILENYSHFVSVGYCITKPEVVFKIEQGEEPWILEAGFPSHCHQEDWKVADLIESSQNNEDEHFWQLAFTANKTVNIDSGDRVRKAFNLGTDSVPSRNFPYKICDSCEMSLKNISGLIISRKNYSGKKPDEFNVYEKLLLDIRHEKTSPGGKSYKYNQKRNVLNHSHNLNQPIFDQPSEYNENGQAFHEEAAFFTNKKIQIGETLCKYNACGRTLIHSLELSLSQTTHLEMEPYECNICGKSFYTDLRLGHQRTLTGETPYEYNEYGQTLCDNSTFIIHQETYARKIPHEYKVDHKTWEKSALFKHQIVHMGKKPYEHNENGNNFNKKSHLTQLRRAHSGEKTFECGECGKTFWEKSNLTQHQRTHTGEKPYECTECGKSFCQKPHLTNHQRTHTGEKPYECKQCGKTFCVKSNLTEHQRTHTGEKPYECNTCRKSFCHRSALTVHQRTHTGEKPFMCNECGKSFCVKSNLIVHQRTHTGEKPYKCNECGKTFCEKSALTKHQRTHTGEKPYECDGCGKTFSQRSVLTKHQRIHTRVKALSTS; from the exons ATGAACAGATCTCAG GAACAAGTGTCATTCAAAGATGTATGTGTGGACTTCACTCAGGAAGAGTGGTATCTACTGGATCCTGCTCAGAAGATACTATACAGAGATGTGATTCTAGAAAATTATAGCCACTTTGTCTCAGTAG GATATTGCATTACTAAGCCAGAAGTGGTCTTCAAGATTGAGCAAGGAGAAGAGCCCTGGATATTAGAGGCAGGATTCCCAAGCCACTGCCACCAAG aaGACTGGAAAGTTGCTGACCTGATAGAGAGCAGCCAGAACAATGAAGACGAACATTTTTGGCAACTTGCTTTCACCGCCAACAAAACAGTAAATATAGATAGTGGTGATAGAGTCAGGAAAGCTTTCAATCTGGGCACAGATTCTGTTCCTTCAAGAAATTTTCCATATAAGATATGTGACTCGTGTGAAatgagtttgaaaaatatttcaggcTTAATTATCAGTAGGAAGAACTATTCTGGAAAGAAGCCTGATGAGTTTAATGTCTATGAGAAATTGCTCCTGGATATTAGGCATGAGAAAACTTCTCCTGGGGGGAAATCTTATAAATACAATCAGAAAAGGAATGTGCTCAATCATAGCCACAATCTCAATCAGCCAATTTTTGACCAGCCTTctgaatataatgaaaatggaCAAGCCTTCCATGAGGAAGCGGCCTTttttacaaacaagaaaataCAGATTGGAGAGACGCTCTGTAAATATAATGCATGTGGAAGAACCCTCATCCACAGTTTAGAACTCAGTTTATCTCAGACTACTCATTTAGAGATGGAGCCATATGAATGCAATATTTGTGGGAAGTCCTTTTATACAGATTTAAGATTGGGACATCAGAGAACTCTTACAGGGGAGACTCCTTATGAATACAATGAATATGGGCAAACCTTATGTGATAACTCAACTTTCATTATCCATCAAGAAACCTATGCAAGAAAGATTCCCCATGAATATAAAGTAGATCATAAAACATGGGAAAAATCAGCCCTCTTTAAACATCAGATAGTACACATGGGCAAAAAACCTTACGAGcacaatgaaaatggaaataacttcAACAAAAAGTCACATCTCACCCAACTTCGAAGAGCTCACTCAGGTGAAAAAACTTTTGAATGTGGTGAATGTGGGAAAACATTCTGGGAGAAGTCAAACCTCACCCAGCATCAAAgaacacacacaggagagaaaccctatgaatgtactgaatgtgggaaatcctttTGTCAGAAACCACACCTTACCAACCATCAGCGAACACATACAGGAgaaaaaccctatgaatgtaagcaGTGTGGAAAAACATTCTGTGTAAAGTCAAATCTTACAGAACATCAGAGAACGCATACAGGGGAGAAACCGTATGAATGTAATACATGTAGGAAATCCTTCTGCCACAGGTCAGCCCTAACTGTCCATCAGAgaacacacacaggagagaaaccctttatgtgtaatgaatgtgggaagtcCTTCTGTGTGAAGTCAAACCTCATCGTACATCAAAGAACTCACACAGGGGAGAAACCCTATAAGTGTAACGAGTGTGGGAAAACCTTTTGTGAAAAATCTGCTCTCACTAAACATCAGAGAACTCACACAGGGGAGAAACCCTATGAGTGTGATGGATGTGGGAAAACATTCAGTCAGAGGTCAGTACTCACaaaacatcagagaattcacacaaGGGTGAAGGCTCTTTCCACATCCTGA